A window from Leptospira meyeri encodes these proteins:
- a CDS encoding CAP domain-containing protein, whose product MNFFTNSILPTTRVKTLTILVILSTFAFVCKTPEVKKAPVVEVKKPEPVEKVVEAQDPNLAFLESIEDGRELPDSDKWKVEQYDVFTEETFPSYAPANANIDFTKVDYPLLNAAIFYVTSKERKSLGLRPFKYSEKCEQAAFGHAQDMVTYDFYSHTSTVNGKETLRDRLDLVGISDTYSAENIINAFGIQYQGGRAVFTPTQNGGPFFSYTKAGTPIPNHTYLSLAKAVVEIWFNSPGHRKNILNPEFTYMGAGTSFYKDKKFYDIDKVKAVQVFTAKP is encoded by the coding sequence ATGAACTTTTTTACAAACTCAATCCTTCCAACAACTCGTGTTAAAACTTTAACCATTTTGGTTATATTAAGTACGTTTGCCTTTGTTTGCAAAACTCCGGAAGTCAAAAAGGCTCCAGTTGTTGAAGTGAAAAAGCCAGAACCAGTAGAAAAAGTAGTCGAAGCCCAAGATCCCAATTTAGCTTTCTTAGAGAGTATCGAAGATGGTAGAGAATTACCAGATTCGGACAAATGGAAAGTTGAACAGTATGATGTTTTCACTGAAGAAACTTTTCCTTCCTACGCTCCTGCAAATGCTAATATAGATTTTACGAAAGTTGATTATCCTTTGTTAAATGCTGCTATTTTTTATGTTACTTCCAAAGAAAGAAAATCACTTGGTCTCCGTCCTTTTAAATATTCGGAAAAATGCGAACAAGCTGCTTTTGGACATGCCCAAGATATGGTCACATATGATTTTTATTCTCATACAAGTACGGTAAACGGAAAAGAAACTCTTCGTGATCGTTTGGATTTAGTAGGAATTTCTGATACGTATTCTGCTGAAAACATTATCAACGCTTTTGGAATCCAATACCAAGGTGGACGAGCTGTATTTACTCCAACTCAAAATGGTGGTCCATTTTTTAGTTATACGAAAGCAGGAACACCAATTCCCAATCATACTTATTTGAGTTTGGCAAAAGCAGTAGTTGAAATTTGGTTTAACTCACCAGGACATAGAAAAAACATCCTTAATCCAGAATTTACTTATATGGGTGCGGGAACATCCTTTTACAAAGATAAAAAGTTCTATGATATAGATAAGGTAAAGGCTGTTCAAGTATTCACGGCCAAACCTTAG
- a CDS encoding AEC family transporter: MENFLLLGICFGLGLFFRRLPQFPESTPKVLNGFILFVSLPSLVLYHLHELKVDATSLLPSSMPWVIFGIAIVFFLGLYKLKFLKFHTAVCLVLTAGLGNTSFVGFPLLETYLGKSSLGYGILADQLGTFMVLSFPGIILASIAMDGKWDFTTLVKRVLGFAPIYALFVALLSRQFVYPDALKLVLIRLGDTLTPLALVSVGYMLDMRTIAGHGKVLALGLGFKLILAPIFVYWIYSPLKEDSLLFQTIVLESAMAPMVTSTVITIEKNISPHLASLMLGIGIPISFGTTYVLNFLLKGNYI; the protein is encoded by the coding sequence ATGGAAAATTTTTTACTACTAGGAATTTGTTTTGGATTGGGGTTGTTTTTTCGAAGGCTTCCTCAGTTTCCAGAATCCACTCCGAAGGTGTTAAATGGCTTTATTCTTTTTGTTTCTTTGCCATCTCTTGTGCTCTATCATCTCCATGAGTTAAAAGTAGATGCAACTTCTCTTTTGCCTTCGTCTATGCCTTGGGTAATCTTTGGGATCGCTATTGTATTTTTTCTTGGATTGTACAAACTAAAGTTTTTAAAATTTCATACAGCCGTCTGTTTGGTGTTAACGGCTGGGCTTGGGAATACATCATTTGTTGGATTTCCGTTACTCGAAACTTATTTAGGTAAAAGTTCACTTGGGTATGGAATTTTGGCAGACCAACTAGGAACCTTTATGGTTTTAAGTTTTCCGGGAATCATTTTGGCCTCGATTGCCATGGATGGGAAATGGGACTTTACCACTCTTGTGAAACGTGTTTTAGGATTTGCACCCATCTATGCATTGTTTGTTGCTCTTCTCTCAAGGCAATTTGTATACCCTGATGCTCTCAAACTCGTTTTAATTCGTTTGGGCGATACTCTTACTCCACTTGCCTTGGTTTCTGTCGGCTATATGTTGGACATGCGAACCATTGCAGGGCATGGAAAGGTTTTGGCACTGGGTCTTGGATTTAAACTCATCCTTGCACCAATCTTTGTGTATTGGATTTATTCCCCGCTAAAAGAGGACTCTTTGCTTTTCCAAACTATTGTTTTGGAATCTGCAATGGCGCCAATGGTCACCTCCACAGTCATCACAATTGAAAAAAATATTTCTCCCCATTTAGCAAGCCTTATGTTGGGAATTGGAATTCCTATTTCCTTTGGCACCACATACGTTCTCAACTTTTTGTTGAAAGGAAACTATATTTGA
- a CDS encoding SanA/YdcF family protein — MILVFGFLSFVALATNLRFWYVYQTSVHSDLPMEIPEAEVAIVPGAAVYGKTPSPILMDRLACGLDLYATGRVKKILLSGDNGKSDYNELRPMLEFMLNHKVKPEDIFVDHAGFRTLDTLIRAKEVFLVKKAIFVSQSFFLPRAIYLGKELELELYGFECNLRTYKKETYYSFREFSARVLAWWDIQWDTPPKYLGKPYPIEGSGVSTWKGSIPISSHK, encoded by the coding sequence ATGATTCTCGTTTTTGGATTCTTGAGTTTTGTCGCATTGGCAACGAATCTCAGGTTTTGGTACGTATACCAAACTTCGGTTCATTCTGACTTGCCAATGGAAATCCCTGAAGCAGAAGTCGCAATTGTTCCCGGTGCAGCTGTTTATGGAAAAACGCCCTCACCGATTCTTATGGATCGTTTGGCTTGCGGTTTGGATTTATATGCCACTGGACGCGTGAAAAAAATCTTACTTTCTGGAGACAATGGTAAGTCGGATTACAACGAACTTCGACCTATGTTAGAATTTATGCTGAACCACAAAGTAAAACCAGAAGACATTTTTGTGGATCATGCTGGATTTCGAACACTTGATACACTCATTCGTGCAAAAGAAGTTTTTCTTGTGAAAAAAGCTATCTTCGTAAGCCAGTCTTTCTTTTTACCAAGAGCCATTTATTTAGGAAAAGAGTTAGAACTTGAGTTATACGGTTTTGAATGTAATTTAAGAACTTATAAAAAAGAAACGTATTATTCTTTTAGAGAGTTTTCAGCAAGGGTTCTTGCTTGGTGGGATATCCAGTGGGATACTCCGCCAAAATATTTAGGGAAACCTTATCCCATTGAAGGAAGTGGCGTTTCCACTTGGAAAGGTTCTATTCCTATTTCTTCACATAAATGA
- a CDS encoding DMT family transporter, protein MNLKFLLLLVLAMVSWGISWPIGKMIAGTVPISVLVFWRFFATFLSVIPLLLVMKIPFLLKTGKDYWNVLIGGIIYTFYNQFFFMGLKNGLPGAGGVLVTTLNPIVTFFIVVLVQKKRISKRQVIGLFFGFIGGLVILQVWKISIDYLLLSGNLFFLLCSFVWAILSLNSQKTGKSMSPVTYSLYVYAVGSVIELLFCFNDPSFWKVWEEGFSFWASIFYLTVISTTFDTTVYFYAATRLGSEIASSFIFIVPLSAYLSSYLILDEVVQIPVIIGGALAILAVYLINSKQKRKEPNL, encoded by the coding sequence TTGAACCTAAAATTTTTGCTCTTACTTGTTCTCGCAATGGTCTCTTGGGGGATTTCTTGGCCCATTGGTAAAATGATCGCAGGCACGGTTCCCATTTCCGTTTTAGTGTTTTGGAGATTTTTTGCTACCTTCCTTTCTGTGATTCCTCTTCTTCTTGTGATGAAAATTCCTTTTTTACTCAAAACAGGAAAGGACTATTGGAATGTTCTCATTGGTGGAATCATTTATACCTTTTATAATCAGTTCTTTTTTATGGGATTAAAAAACGGACTTCCTGGAGCTGGTGGAGTTCTTGTTACTACTCTCAACCCCATCGTTACTTTTTTTATTGTTGTACTTGTGCAGAAAAAAAGAATTTCCAAACGCCAAGTGATTGGTTTGTTTTTTGGATTTATTGGTGGACTTGTGATTTTACAAGTTTGGAAAATCAGTATCGATTATTTATTGTTATCTGGTAACCTATTCTTTTTGTTATGTTCTTTTGTTTGGGCAATTCTTTCTCTCAATAGCCAAAAGACAGGAAAATCGATGTCTCCGGTGACTTATAGCCTTTATGTCTATGCAGTAGGTTCTGTCATTGAACTTCTATTTTGTTTTAATGATCCTAGCTTTTGGAAAGTTTGGGAAGAAGGGTTTTCTTTCTGGGCCTCCATTTTTTACTTAACAGTAATCTCAACTACTTTTGATACTACAGTTTATTTTTATGCAGCAACCCGACTTGGATCTGAGATTGCGAGTAGTTTTATCTTTATTGTCCCTCTTTCTGCCTATTTGAGTAGTTATTTGATTTTAGATGAAGTGGTACAAATTCCAGTAATCATTGGAGGAGCTTTGGCAATCCTTGCGGTGTATTTAATTAATTCGAAACAAAAGAGGAAGGAACCAAATCTTTGA
- a CDS encoding DUF4442 domain-containing protein yields MKNITSWKKRFKIWLYNFYPPYVGAGIRIKEIAPDFSYFRSEMNLRFYNKNYVGVHFGGSLYSMCDPFFMLILLERLGSDYIVWDKAGNMTFVKPGMGKVIAEFRITDSEIQKIKEEIEVKKKGDYLFTTDVKNEAGEVIAKLEKTVYIRKRGRLPVQNG; encoded by the coding sequence TTGAAAAACATTACATCTTGGAAAAAAAGATTCAAAATTTGGTTATATAACTTTTATCCACCGTATGTTGGGGCTGGGATTCGCATCAAAGAAATTGCACCTGATTTTTCTTATTTTCGTTCTGAAATGAATTTAAGATTCTATAATAAGAATTATGTGGGAGTTCATTTTGGTGGTTCTTTATACTCTATGTGTGATCCATTTTTTATGTTAATCCTTTTGGAAAGGTTGGGTTCCGATTATATTGTTTGGGACAAAGCTGGAAATATGACGTTTGTCAAACCAGGAATGGGGAAGGTCATTGCCGAATTTCGAATCACCGATTCCGAAATCCAAAAGATCAAAGAGGAAATCGAAGTGAAGAAAAAAGGTGATTATCTTTTTACAACAGATGTCAAAAACGAAGCGGGTGAAGTGATCGCAAAATTGGAAAAAACAGTTTATATTCGCAAACGGGGAAGGCTCCCCGTTCAGAATGGATAA
- a CDS encoding YceI family protein, with protein sequence MRKIIVSLLVLFFGANVYAVEVTKKNIEFFVEHTTKNVTGVCNEIQMDTPNVQVSGNNYILKSPFEIKIPLLKIVSGDTNRDSHIQEILGYPDTPNILVKIESVQPGKDQIHIIKGKLTIHGNTKDFSTDALVKQENSNSIQVDGSLVVKFSEYELENPSLLFMKAKDEIRVKYHFQIQLK encoded by the coding sequence ATGAGAAAGATAATTGTTTCGTTGTTGGTTTTGTTTTTTGGGGCAAATGTTTATGCAGTGGAAGTCACTAAAAAGAATATCGAGTTCTTTGTGGAACATACTACAAAAAATGTAACAGGTGTTTGTAACGAAATTCAAATGGACACTCCCAATGTCCAAGTTTCGGGAAATAATTATATTTTAAAATCTCCTTTTGAAATTAAAATTCCGCTTTTAAAAATTGTTTCTGGGGATACAAATCGTGATTCCCATATTCAGGAAATCCTGGGATATCCAGATACACCAAACATTCTTGTCAAAATTGAATCGGTACAACCCGGAAAAGATCAAATCCATATAATTAAAGGCAAATTAACCATTCACGGAAATACAAAAGATTTTTCTACTGATGCATTGGTAAAACAGGAGAATTCCAATTCCATTCAAGTCGATGGATCTCTTGTCGTTAAGTTTTCTGAATATGAATTAGAAAATCCCTCTCTACTTTTTATGAAAGCAAAAGATGAGATTCGGGTGAAGTATCATTTTCAAATTCAGTTGAAGTAA
- a CDS encoding acyl-CoA dehydrogenase family protein, with product MSHHISEHPSLQPFDISEYKGVRGKNFYEIDPALQRVVHRYSESFAPDHKKAMEEHIRKYGELVGGILDELTEECHKEGKYGEVVKFDRTGKRIDFIKYSEEQKLARKISYDHGVVNLDFHPEWKYDFTHIHRYALAYLMNMNGEGGVACPLAMTDGIILALKKIGTDEQKKKYLPLVAGKGSSSHFMAGQYVTERVGGSNVSANRTIAKKLPNGKWELTGEKWFCSNPGDLWVTTAKMEGTNTVGMFLVPRIKENGDLNGHHILRKKDIIGSRGKLTVEIIYDKVEAEEFGRPGHGLVNLIRYIIKTSRLHVGLGSSGNARRSVMEASEYAKFRTAYGKKILEFPSFTKTLAEMQILQTGNCFVNFRSANLSEKDHDAAEITVPLLKYKSSSQASFITQKAILTLGGNGIIGDFSPLPRLHNDSIINETWEGTHLIIADHCLHALQKPKVYTAFQSLLDELTKSADNHRELKNAFSIFQTKRKELEHCIKNESKDWKDMNRVYIADVTYQVFLLAEFLEQAAYDIAKKLPTKYLYFANGYAEMVRDGLEAPRQKDGVFFDPKAMETFLSF from the coding sequence ATGAGCCACCATATTTCAGAACATCCTTCCTTACAACCATTCGATATTTCCGAATACAAGGGAGTTCGAGGAAAAAACTTTTACGAAATAGACCCCGCCTTACAAAGAGTGGTCCATCGGTATTCTGAATCTTTTGCACCGGATCATAAAAAAGCAATGGAAGAACATATCCGAAAGTATGGGGAACTCGTAGGTGGGATTTTGGATGAACTCACAGAAGAGTGCCATAAAGAAGGAAAGTATGGTGAAGTTGTTAAGTTTGACAGGACCGGAAAACGAATCGATTTTATCAAATATTCTGAAGAACAAAAATTAGCACGAAAAATTTCTTATGATCACGGTGTTGTCAATTTAGACTTTCATCCTGAATGGAAATATGATTTTACACATATTCATCGTTATGCGCTTGCCTATTTGATGAATATGAATGGAGAAGGTGGTGTTGCTTGTCCTTTGGCAATGACAGATGGAATCATCTTAGCACTCAAAAAAATTGGAACAGACGAACAAAAGAAAAAATACCTACCACTTGTTGCAGGGAAGGGAAGTTCTTCTCATTTTATGGCTGGGCAATATGTAACCGAAAGGGTAGGTGGAAGTAATGTTTCTGCCAATCGTACCATTGCAAAAAAGCTTCCAAACGGCAAATGGGAGTTAACCGGTGAAAAATGGTTTTGTTCCAACCCTGGTGATCTTTGGGTCACAACGGCAAAGATGGAAGGAACGAATACCGTCGGTATGTTTCTTGTTCCGAGGATCAAAGAAAATGGGGACCTCAATGGACATCATATCCTGCGTAAAAAAGATATCATTGGTTCTCGCGGAAAACTCACTGTAGAAATTATTTATGACAAAGTAGAAGCAGAAGAGTTTGGTCGTCCCGGTCATGGACTTGTCAACCTTATTCGTTACATCATCAAAACCTCTCGTTTGCATGTGGGACTTGGTTCTAGTGGGAACGCGCGAAGATCTGTGATGGAAGCTTCTGAATATGCAAAATTTAGAACGGCTTACGGGAAAAAGATTTTAGAATTTCCTTCTTTTACAAAGACCTTAGCGGAAATGCAAATTTTACAAACAGGAAATTGTTTTGTGAACTTTCGCTCAGCAAATTTATCAGAAAAAGACCATGATGCCGCAGAGATCACAGTTCCACTTTTGAAATATAAATCTTCATCCCAAGCAAGTTTTATCACACAAAAAGCGATCCTAACTCTGGGTGGAAATGGAATTATTGGAGATTTTTCTCCACTCCCACGTTTACATAATGATTCGATCATCAATGAAACTTGGGAAGGGACACATCTCATCATTGCAGATCATTGTTTGCATGCCTTACAAAAACCAAAAGTATATACAGCTTTCCAGTCTTTGTTAGATGAACTAACGAAGTCTGCTGATAACCATCGCGAATTAAAAAATGCATTCAGTATATTCCAAACCAAACGAAAAGAATTGGAACACTGCATTAAAAACGAATCTAAGGATTGGAAAGATATGAATCGGGTTTATATCGCCGATGTAACATATCAAGTTTTCCTACTTGCTGAGTTTTTAGAACAGGCGGCTTATGATATCGCAAAAAAATTACCGACAAAATATTTATATTTTGCAAATGGTTATGCAGAGATGGTGCGAGATGGGTTGGAAGCACCTAGACAAAAAGATGGAGTTTTCTTTGATCCTAAAGCCATGGAGACTTTTCTTTCCTTCTAA
- a CDS encoding SLC13 family permease: MIRAGIVFSSLAVIPALFGWYQIWLGLTGPQEINLAIALVVSFLWVTELFPLYVTGFLVLFLELVWLLPTWGPGAPKTITFLSCYFSETILLFLGGFVISSAITSYGLDSAIARFVIQKTKGSAFFLVLSLGFATASLSCFMNNTATAAMMLGLVSSMMKSLEENNPLRKSLLFIVPFSANLGGIGTPVGTLPNVIGIGYLQERGLEIGFLNWMGFAFPVFILSVLALTILLYIVYLKKDKLGNAIFSIQVSDPDYSLSKRDRSIALGIISITILGWISSDWHGISNGTVALFPVIVFFGFRLLDLKEFRNLSWEVLILMGGGIALGKAFEETGLAKHFVELFMLGDSGQLSLFLFFSLLSLGLSCFLSNTSVANLILPITMGLPTDLILPAAIGATIGASLAMPLPVSTPPNALAFSYGGIRSLEMLKVGGIISIIAWTLFVTVGGFILHTLGIVDFSKF; the protein is encoded by the coding sequence ATGATTCGAGCTGGTATTGTATTTTCAAGTCTTGCCGTCATCCCGGCCCTATTTGGATGGTATCAAATTTGGCTCGGTCTGACTGGCCCTCAAGAGATCAATTTGGCAATTGCTCTGGTTGTTTCCTTTCTTTGGGTGACAGAACTTTTTCCACTCTATGTTACGGGTTTTTTAGTTTTATTTTTAGAATTAGTTTGGTTGCTTCCCACTTGGGGTCCTGGTGCTCCAAAAACGATTACTTTTCTATCTTGTTATTTTTCAGAGACCATTTTACTCTTCTTAGGCGGATTTGTAATTTCTTCTGCCATCACATCTTACGGATTGGATTCCGCCATTGCTAGATTTGTGATCCAAAAAACAAAAGGGTCAGCATTTTTTCTCGTTCTCTCCTTAGGTTTTGCTACTGCTTCTTTATCATGCTTTATGAACAATACCGCGACAGCGGCCATGATGCTTGGACTCGTATCTTCAATGATGAAATCTCTAGAGGAAAACAATCCTTTGCGAAAATCTCTCCTTTTTATTGTCCCTTTTTCAGCAAACTTAGGAGGGATTGGAACACCTGTGGGAACACTTCCCAATGTGATTGGAATTGGGTATTTACAGGAACGTGGATTAGAGATTGGATTTTTGAACTGGATGGGATTTGCTTTTCCTGTATTCATCCTTTCTGTTTTAGCGTTAACAATTCTACTGTACATTGTGTACTTAAAAAAAGACAAATTGGGTAATGCTATTTTTTCCATTCAAGTTTCCGATCCAGATTATTCTCTTTCAAAACGAGATCGTTCAATCGCTTTGGGAATCATTTCCATTACGATTTTAGGTTGGATTTCTTCTGACTGGCACGGAATTTCCAACGGGACCGTTGCCTTATTTCCTGTGATTGTTTTTTTTGGATTTCGACTTTTAGATTTAAAAGAATTCCGAAACCTTTCTTGGGAAGTTTTGATTTTGATGGGAGGTGGAATTGCTCTTGGGAAGGCATTCGAAGAAACAGGCCTCGCAAAACATTTTGTCGAATTGTTTATGTTAGGTGATTCTGGCCAATTGTCGTTATTTTTATTTTTTTCTCTGCTTTCCCTCGGACTTTCTTGTTTTTTGAGTAACACCAGTGTAGCCAATCTCATCTTACCCATCACGATGGGCTTGCCCACAGATCTCATTTTGCCTGCAGCCATCGGTGCTACCATTGGAGCTTCCCTTGCCATGCCTCTTCCAGTTTCGACTCCTCCAAATGCATTGGCTTTCAGTTATGGTGGAATCAGAAGTTTAGAGATGTTGAAGGTAGGTGGAATCATATCCATCATTGCTTGGACCTTATTTGTAACAGTTGGTGGCTTTATTTTACATACACTGGGGATTGTCGATTTTTCTAAGTTTTAA
- a CDS encoding J domain-containing protein has protein sequence MVQRVEAKKSKQILHDVIFELQNVSESMLWFLSYDRLSELLEIRKEDCLRKVYQFKAAKPQMTLSGGFHEVDGDLLIDFLAWSLELDEVAEEFLKGGIFFSERPLYELRESYKSLIQKTIANHKLDRELLLLLTAATVDYDDAVDSYLMDKFEIDFFVRRSIHQFLEKFEIHPEFGAEEFLYEYLKSLIPTKILNFRDITREFRDRTYYELYGRFRETKKKKKKIVKTVSDEVKDLLAFFDLEPGAGMTDVKRKFKELLKKYHPDINKKGEEMTKRIILKYNRLVELLGT, from the coding sequence ATGGTCCAAAGAGTAGAAGCGAAGAAATCCAAACAAATTCTGCACGATGTGATATTCGAACTCCAGAACGTTTCTGAGTCCATGTTGTGGTTTTTGTCCTACGACCGACTTTCTGAACTTTTAGAAATCAGAAAAGAAGATTGCCTTCGCAAGGTTTATCAATTCAAAGCTGCAAAACCACAAATGACACTTTCCGGTGGATTCCATGAAGTAGATGGTGATCTACTGATTGATTTTCTCGCCTGGAGTTTGGAATTAGATGAAGTCGCAGAAGAGTTCCTAAAAGGTGGAATTTTTTTTAGTGAACGTCCGTTATATGAACTTCGCGAATCTTATAAATCTCTGATCCAAAAAACAATCGCCAACCATAAATTAGATAGGGAACTTTTGTTACTTCTGACAGCTGCCACTGTGGATTATGATGATGCAGTTGATTCCTATCTGATGGATAAATTCGAAATTGATTTTTTTGTGAGACGTTCCATCCATCAATTTTTAGAAAAATTCGAAATCCATCCAGAGTTTGGGGCGGAAGAGTTTTTATATGAATATTTAAAAAGTCTGATTCCCACAAAAATTCTTAATTTCCGAGATATCACTCGCGAATTCAGAGACAGAACCTATTACGAGTTATACGGTAGATTTCGAGAAACCAAAAAGAAAAAGAAGAAGATTGTAAAAACAGTTTCTGATGAAGTCAAAGACTTACTTGCTTTTTTTGACTTAGAACCGGGTGCCGGCATGACTGATGTAAAAAGGAAATTCAAAGAACTCTTAAAAAAATACCATCCCGATATCAATAAAAAAGGGGAAGAGATGACCAAACGAATCATCTTAAAATACAATCGTTTGGTCGAACTGTTAGGAACCTAA
- a CDS encoding 1-acyl-sn-glycerol-3-phosphate acyltransferase, whose protein sequence is MQIAYNDLKQAVLGSGPMGIIIASVLAQKFDPITLWIPDKELVEVLKKRRQTEIMGKTIDLPDHIDIVSSLDSFGRDDWIFHVAVPSRSFLDSVHALLEVLEPTNSYVFSFLTKGILDSKNRKKTGFITYSQYLQNYLKERNFSNSSVAVVNGPSLLGEILDEKFSFFNIGSYEKETSAFLAEVLSSNFINTSVTDDVVGMEIVGVAKNPMAIASGIVSLLPRYGANLLGEILSVGFQEVRDLAMRYGARPDTVMGRSGLADFITTATSNKSRNRGFGQKIVGELLSGGEKLSIKDRIEIFFAPRSFIERESTKWHDNVEGTYALSILIELANEIRLPFTLHRTLFDVLTRKQPPDSLIDLICGKKTESKNIPLVVQKKVGLNLTSGIDFQNLLVDRIIKHISNVPGTVARVKKQSSAVIESTQKRLTKATRKKQKLDEVKFESELEIWQRFQNCQKDEENTLVKELVRFYVTEIADNYSPTVRESVLRFVAPIRLFSGGFLKGSMIPHVGGKTEVVKALSSKYNLLYAPTHRSHLDSVEVAYSLFHLGLPVPRYAAGINLMSNPFWEWMLKSLGAYAVDRERTRNSLYLECLTLYSQVMLEQGIPSLVYPEGTRSRTGGIVPVKTGLLTTAVNAFRSSGTEIVIVPISVSYETVPEDNQFCNMPEELGMAGFLAKRSNVYVEFCDPIPISEYAHTEDPTLELSYRITKGWKQYHKILPNQIVAKILAENDFSIEVSQSTMLVEDFISRHDGNYLIKDPEEVWEKGKRILEKRKMIEESNRVVHSKNDALILYYANMIPEDEDKKY, encoded by the coding sequence ATGCAAATAGCCTATAACGACTTAAAACAAGCAGTTCTGGGAAGCGGCCCAATGGGTATTATCATCGCTTCCGTACTAGCACAGAAGTTCGATCCCATCACTCTCTGGATTCCTGACAAAGAATTGGTAGAGGTTCTCAAAAAACGTCGCCAAACAGAAATTATGGGAAAAACAATAGATCTCCCAGATCATATCGACATTGTATCCAGTTTGGACTCTTTTGGACGAGATGATTGGATTTTTCATGTGGCTGTACCTTCCCGCTCCTTTTTGGACAGTGTCCATGCTCTTTTGGAAGTTTTGGAACCCACCAATAGTTATGTTTTTTCTTTTTTAACAAAAGGAATTTTGGATTCTAAAAACAGAAAAAAAACAGGATTCATCACTTATTCGCAGTATTTACAAAATTATTTAAAAGAAAGAAATTTTTCTAACTCATCGGTAGCTGTAGTCAACGGTCCTTCCCTACTCGGGGAAATTTTAGATGAGAAATTTAGCTTTTTTAACATTGGATCTTATGAAAAAGAAACCTCTGCGTTTCTTGCTGAGGTTCTTTCTTCTAATTTTATCAATACTTCTGTTACCGATGATGTTGTGGGAATGGAAATTGTGGGAGTGGCCAAAAACCCAATGGCCATTGCCAGTGGGATTGTTTCTCTTCTTCCCCGTTATGGAGCAAACTTACTTGGTGAAATTTTATCTGTAGGTTTTCAAGAAGTGAGAGACCTTGCGATGCGTTATGGTGCAAGACCCGATACGGTAATGGGAAGATCAGGTCTTGCCGACTTTATCACAACTGCAACTAGTAACAAAAGTAGAAACAGAGGATTTGGACAGAAAATTGTCGGAGAACTATTGTCAGGTGGAGAGAAGCTAAGCATCAAAGATCGAATTGAGATTTTTTTCGCACCAAGATCATTTATAGAACGAGAATCAACCAAGTGGCATGATAACGTAGAAGGAACTTATGCTCTCAGCATACTCATTGAACTTGCCAATGAGATTCGTCTCCCATTTACTCTACACAGAACTTTATTTGATGTTCTGACTAGGAAACAACCTCCTGACTCCTTGATTGATTTGATTTGTGGTAAAAAAACAGAATCAAAAAACATCCCACTAGTAGTTCAAAAGAAAGTCGGACTCAACTTAACATCAGGAATTGATTTCCAGAATTTGCTTGTGGATCGGATCATCAAACATATCAGCAATGTTCCTGGAACTGTTGCTCGTGTTAAAAAACAATCTTCTGCAGTCATTGAATCTACTCAAAAAAGACTCACCAAAGCCACTCGTAAAAAACAAAAACTGGATGAGGTTAAGTTTGAATCAGAACTTGAAATTTGGCAACGGTTCCAAAATTGTCAAAAAGACGAAGAGAACACACTTGTTAAAGAACTCGTTCGATTTTATGTAACGGAAATTGCAGACAACTATAGTCCTACGGTTCGAGAATCTGTCCTCAGGTTTGTAGCTCCCATTCGACTTTTCTCTGGCGGTTTTTTAAAAGGATCGATGATCCCTCATGTTGGTGGGAAAACAGAAGTGGTGAAGGCATTATCTTCTAAATACAATTTATTGTATGCCCCCACTCATAGATCTCACTTAGATTCAGTAGAAGTTGCTTATTCCTTATTTCACTTAGGACTACCTGTTCCTCGTTATGCGGCAGGTATCAACTTAATGTCGAATCCTTTTTGGGAATGGATGTTAAAGTCACTTGGTGCCTATGCAGTGGATCGTGAAAGAACGAGAAACAGTTTGTATCTGGAATGCCTCACTCTCTATTCACAAGTCATGTTAGAACAAGGAATTCCATCCCTTGTTTATCCAGAAGGTACTCGTTCAAGAACTGGTGGAATTGTTCCAGTCAAAACGGGATTACTCACAACAGCAGTGAATGCATTCCGTAGTTCAGGAACAGAGATAGTCATTGTTCCTATCTCTGTATCTTACGAGACCGTTCCAGAAGATAATCAATTCTGCAATATGCCAGAAGAATTGGGAATGGCAGGATTTCTTGCAAAACGTTCCAATGTTTATGTAGAATTTTGTGATCCAATCCCTATCTCAGAATATGCACATACAGAAGATCCGACTTTGGAGCTCAGTTACCGCATCACCAAAGGTTGGAAACAATATCATAAAATTTTGCCAAATCAAATTGTTGCTAAAATTTTAGCAGAGAATGATTTCTCCATTGAAGTTTCACAGAGTACAATGTTAGTTGAAGATTTTATTTCCCGCCATGATGGAAACTATCTCATCAAAGATCCCGAGGAAGTTTGGGAAAAAGGAAAAAGGATTTTGGAAAAAAGAAAGATGATTGAAGAATCCAATCGAGTGGTTCATTCCAAAAATGATGCATTAATTTTGTATTATGCGAATATGATTCCAGAAGACGAAGATAAAAAATACTAA